In Vanacampus margaritifer isolate UIUO_Vmar chromosome 18, RoL_Vmar_1.0, whole genome shotgun sequence, a genomic segment contains:
- the LOC144038336 gene encoding heparan sulfate glucosamine 3-O-sulfotransferase 6, which translates to MGCSKWRAAFNFGHLKVQSKLSVFLTMIILFVYLFYCLNGFCESLPRPVFDQQTHHKDKNVQKDAQETSPKRAGASFTREQLSDLAYGTINNTISIANNFGSKKFPQAIIIGVKKGGTRALLEFLRIHPDVRAVGAEPHFFDRFYEKGLDWYRNLMPRTLDGQITMEKTPSYFITKEAPRRVFAMSRHTKLIIVVRDPVTRAVSDYTQTVSKSPGLPSFKNLAFRNATTGLIDTSWSAVRIGIYAKHLENWLRYFPLSSFLFVSGERLVTDPAGEMGRVQDFLGLKRVVTDKHFYFNQTKGFPCLKKPEGSSRPRCLGKSKGRPHPQIPSDVLLRLRDFYRPFNLKFYQMTGQNFGWENTA; encoded by the exons ATGGGATGTAGTAAATGGAGAGCTGCGTTCAACTTCGGACACCTCAAGGTGCAGTCCAAGCTGTCAGTCTTCTTGACCATGATCATCCTCTTCGTTTACCTTTTTTACTGCCTTAACGGATTCTGCGAGTCCTTGCCCAGACCCGTTTTTGACCAACAGACTCACCACaaggacaaaaatgtccaaaaggacGCGCAAGAGACATCGCCCAAGCGAGCCGGTGCGTCCTTTACACGGGAGCAGCTCTCGGACCTTGCGTATGGCACAATTAACAACACCATCTCCATTGCGAATAACTTTGGGAGCAAAAAGTTTCCTCAGGCTATCATCATCGGGGTGAAGAAGGGAGGAACGAGGGCTCTCCTGGAGTTCTTGCGCATCCATCCGGACGTGAGGGCGGTCGGAGCCGAGCCTCACTTCTTTGACCGCTTCTATGAGAAAGGGCTGGACTGGTACAG GAATCTGATGCCCCGTACACTGGATGGTCAAATCACCATGGAGAAGACACCCAGTTACTTTATTACAAAGGAAGCCCCTCGTCGCGTCTTCGCTATGAGTCGCCACACCAAGCTAATCATCGTAGTGCGGGACCCCGTGACCCGCGCCGTTTCCGACTACACGCAGACCGTGTCCAAATCGCCGGGCCTCCCGTCCTTCAAGAACTTGGCCTTCCGTAACGCCACCACGGGCCTGATTGACACCTCTTGGAGCGCGGTGCGCATCGGCATCTACGCCAAGCACCTGGAGAACTGGCTGCGCTACTTCCCGCTTTCCAGCTTCCTGTTCGTCAGCGGCGAGCGCCTGGTGACGGACCCCGCCGGCGAGATGGGTCGCGTCCAGGATTTCCTGGGACTGAAGCGCGTGGTGACGGACAAGCACTTCTACTTCAACCAGACCAAAGGCTTCCCCTGCCTGAAGAAGCCGGAGGGGAGCAGCAGGCCTCGCTGCCTGGGGAAGTCAAAGGGCAGGCCCCATCCGCAGATCCCCTCAGACGTCCTGCTCCGACTCCGAGACTTTTACAGACCTTTTAACCTCAAATTCTATCAAATGACGGGTCAGAACTTTGGCTGGGAAAACACAGCTTGA